The following are encoded in a window of Pseudalgibacter alginicilyticus genomic DNA:
- a CDS encoding adenylate kinase — protein MIKLHDRYFKPFISAQEIDAAVERMVAEILEAIGDEIPVFVGVLNGSFMFVSDFVKKYPKPCEVTFIKLASYEGVKSSEDIQRLIGLTQDLTGRTVIILEDIIDSGKTLAEVHRIFENEKVKLLQIATLFYKPEAYKKDFKLHYIGIEIPDKFIVGYGLDYDNLGRDLPEIYQIKETQHMTNLVLFGPPGAGKGTQAEFLKEKYNLVHISTGDVFRFNIKNETALGMLAKSYIDKGALVPDQVTIDMLNAEVEKNADANGFIFDGFPRTNAQADALDKLMDSKDSQINAMIALEVDDEVLVKRLLERGKTSGRADDADEAVIRNRIKVYYNETAILKDYYTAQDKYFGVDGVGSIEDITVRLSSVIDNL, from the coding sequence GTGATAAAACTTCACGATAGATATTTTAAACCTTTTATTTCTGCACAAGAAATAGATGCTGCTGTTGAAAGAATGGTTGCTGAAATTTTGGAAGCTATAGGGGATGAAATACCTGTGTTTGTAGGTGTTTTAAATGGTTCGTTTATGTTTGTAAGCGATTTTGTTAAAAAATACCCGAAACCTTGTGAAGTCACTTTTATAAAATTAGCGTCTTATGAAGGTGTAAAATCAAGTGAAGATATCCAGCGTTTAATAGGGCTGACCCAAGATTTGACGGGACGAACTGTTATTATTCTTGAAGATATTATTGATTCAGGTAAGACATTGGCAGAAGTGCATCGGATTTTTGAAAATGAAAAGGTAAAATTATTACAAATAGCCACTTTATTTTATAAACCCGAAGCTTATAAAAAAGATTTTAAACTACATTATATAGGTATTGAAATTCCTGATAAATTTATAGTGGGCTATGGGCTAGACTATGACAATCTGGGAAGGGATTTGCCAGAAATTTATCAAATTAAAGAAACACAACACATGACAAATTTAGTGCTATTTGGCCCTCCAGGAGCAGGAAAAGGAACGCAAGCAGAATTTTTAAAAGAAAAGTATAATCTTGTACATATTTCTACTGGCGATGTTTTTAGATTCAATATTAAAAATGAGACTGCTTTAGGTATGCTGGCAAAATCTTATATTGATAAAGGTGCTTTGGTGCCAGATCAGGTAACTATTGATATGTTGAATGCTGAAGTTGAAAAAAATGCCGATGCTAACGGATTTATTTTTGATGGCTTTCCACGTACTAATGCCCAAGCAGATGCTTTAGATAAGTTGATGGACAGTAAAGATTCGCAAATAAATGCAATGATTGCTTTGGAAGTTGATGATGAAGTTTTGGTAAAACGTTTGTTGGAAAGAGGAAAAACAAGTGGTCGTGCCGATGATGCTGATGAAGCTGTAATTAGAAATAGAATAAAAGTTTATTATAACGAAACAGCCATTTTAAAAGATTACTATACTGCTCAAGATAAATATTTTGGGGTAGATGGTGTTGGTAGTATAGAGGATATTACAGTACGATTAAGTAGTGTGATAGATAACCTATAA
- the obgE gene encoding GTPase ObgE, with protein MTEGNFVDYVKMYVSSGKGGQGSSHLHREKYIAKGGPDGGDGGRGGHVILRGNSNLWTLLHLKFKKHIRAGHGGNGSKSRSFGSDGEDVYIDVPLGTVVRDTESNDIILEITEHGEEKIIAQGGKGGLGNWHFKTATNQTPRYAQPGMPLEERHITMELKVLADVGLVGFPNAGKSTLLSVVTSAKPKIADYEFTTLKPNLGIVEYRDFQTFVMADIPGIIEGAAEGKGLGHYFLRHIERNSILLFLIPADAEDIKKQYDILLDELRRYNPEMLDKERIIAISKCDMLDDELKAELKTELDNELPIPYLFISSVAQQGITELKDTLWKMLND; from the coding sequence ATGACAGAAGGAAACTTTGTTGACTACGTAAAAATGTATGTAAGCTCTGGTAAAGGTGGTCAAGGCTCTTCGCATTTACATCGCGAAAAGTACATTGCCAAAGGAGGTCCCGATGGTGGTGATGGTGGTCGTGGAGGTCATGTTATTCTTAGGGGAAATTCTAACCTTTGGACACTTCTTCATTTAAAATTTAAAAAACATATTCGTGCGGGGCATGGAGGAAATGGCTCTAAAAGTAGAAGTTTTGGTAGTGATGGTGAAGATGTTTATATAGATGTGCCTTTGGGAACAGTTGTAAGAGATACCGAGTCTAACGATATTATTTTAGAAATTACAGAGCACGGTGAAGAAAAAATCATAGCACAAGGCGGTAAAGGGGGCTTAGGAAACTGGCATTTTAAAACAGCTACCAATCAAACACCACGTTATGCACAACCTGGTATGCCACTAGAAGAAAGGCACATTACTATGGAACTTAAAGTGCTTGCTGATGTTGGTTTAGTAGGATTCCCTAATGCTGGAAAATCTACATTGTTATCGGTAGTAACTTCTGCAAAACCAAAAATTGCCGATTATGAATTTACAACCTTAAAACCCAATTTAGGTATAGTAGAATATCGCGATTTTCAAACCTTTGTAATGGCAGACATTCCCGGAATTATTGAGGGGGCTGCCGAAGGAAAAGGACTTGGACATTATTTTTTACGTCACATAGAACGAAACTCCATTTTATTGTTTTTAATTCCTGCTGATGCAGAAGATATAAAAAAACAATATGACATTCTGTTGGATGAACTTCGCCGTTACAACCCTGAAATGCTTGATAAAGAGCGTATCATTGCTATCTCTAAATGCGATATGTTAGACGATGAGCTAAAAGCAGAATTAAAAACGGAGTTGGATAACGAGCTCCCCATTCCATATTTGTTTATTTCATCCGTGGCACAACAAGGTATTACAGAACTTAAAGATACTTTGTGGAAAATGTTGAATGATTAG
- the purE gene encoding 5-(carboxyamino)imidazole ribonucleotide mutase — MSKVGIIMGSKSDLPVMQDAIDILKGFDIEVEVDIVSAHRTPEKLFDYGKNAHIRGFSVIIAGAGGAAHLPGMIASLSPLPVIGVPVKSSNSIDGWDSVLSILQMPGGVPVATVALNGAKNAGILAAQILGSNNATILNKIIAYKEELKAAVIKTANGLN, encoded by the coding sequence ATGAGTAAAGTAGGAATCATCATGGGAAGTAAAAGCGATTTGCCAGTTATGCAAGACGCTATTGATATTTTAAAAGGGTTTGACATTGAGGTTGAAGTGGATATTGTATCAGCCCACCGTACTCCCGAAAAATTATTTGATTACGGCAAAAATGCACATATTAGAGGATTTTCTGTAATTATTGCAGGTGCTGGAGGTGCAGCACATTTACCAGGTATGATTGCTTCTTTATCTCCCCTACCAGTCATAGGTGTTCCCGTAAAAAGCAGTAATTCTATAGATGGATGGGACTCTGTTCTATCTATTCTACAAATGCCTGGAGGTGTTCCCGTTGCAACGGTGGCACTTAATGGTGCTAAAAATGCAGGCATATTAGCCGCTCAAATATTAGGCTCAAACAATGCCACAATTCTAAACAAAATCATAGCCTACAAAGAGGAGCTTAAAGCTGCGGTTATTAAAACGGCTAACGGCTTAAATTAA
- the gcvP gene encoding aminomethyl-transferring glycine dehydrogenase encodes MNTNAFALRHIGPNQDDKKQMLETIGVESLDQLIYETLPDDIRLKNGLNLDKPMTEHEYLLHIHELSKKNKAYTTYIGLGYHPTILPAVIQRNILENPGWYTAYTPYQAEIAQGRLEALLNFQTMITDFTGMEIANASLLDESTAAAEAMSLLFAVRERSQKKSGINKFFVSENILPQTLSLLQTRATPIGIELVIGKEETFNFSSEYFGAILQYPGKDGQITDIKTFIEKANKANIKVAVAADILSLVKLEAPGKFGADVVVGTTQRFGIPMGYGGPHAAFFATKEAYKRDLPGRIIGVTKDLDGNRALRMALQTREQHIKRDKATSNICTAQVLLAVMAGMYAVYHGPKGLQFIANKVHNKTAALAKALKELGFNQINTAFFDTLHIKTNSKKIKTIAKEKKVNLRYPDKETVTISINETTAIRDINYLITVFAEAAEKETIIINSVSEANNIPEDLQRTTDFLTLEVFNSHHSETDMMRYIKSLERKDLSLNHSMISLGSCTMKLNAASEMLPLSWFKWGNIHPFAPNKQAQGYLTVIKELEDQLSEITGFAATSLQPNSGAQGEYAGLMVIKAYHESRKEGHRNICLIPASAHGTNPASAVMAGMKVVVTKSTDEGNIDVEDLREKAELHKDNLSCLMVTYPSTHGVYESAIKKITKIIHDNGGQVYMDGANMNAQVGLTNPGNIGADVCHLNLHKTFAIPHGGGGPGVGPICVAEQLVPFLPGNPVKKIGGKKAITAISSAPFGSALVCLISYGYIKMLGAEGLTESTKTAILNANYIKARLEGYYDTLYSGECGRAAHEMIVDCRPFKANGIEVTDIAKRLMDYGFHAPTVSFPVAGTLMIEPTESENKTEIDRFCDALISIRKEIDNISIENSNNVLKNAPHTLSMLTADEWYFPYSRETAAYPLEHIKNNKFWPTVRRVNDAYGDRNLICTCAPIEEYMEA; translated from the coding sequence ATGAATACAAACGCTTTTGCCCTGCGTCATATTGGCCCAAACCAGGATGATAAAAAACAGATGTTGGAAACTATAGGAGTTGAATCTTTAGACCAACTTATTTATGAAACCCTACCGGATGATATTCGCTTAAAAAATGGATTGAATTTAGACAAGCCCATGACGGAGCATGAATACTTACTTCACATTCATGAGTTATCCAAAAAGAACAAAGCCTATACAACTTATATTGGTTTAGGCTACCACCCTACCATATTACCTGCCGTTATTCAGCGCAACATTCTTGAAAACCCAGGTTGGTATACGGCATACACCCCATATCAAGCTGAAATTGCTCAAGGGAGGTTAGAAGCGCTTTTAAATTTCCAAACCATGATTACAGATTTTACAGGTATGGAAATTGCCAATGCATCCTTACTTGACGAAAGTACAGCCGCTGCCGAAGCTATGAGCTTATTATTTGCCGTTCGTGAACGCAGCCAGAAAAAATCAGGAATCAATAAGTTTTTTGTTTCAGAAAACATATTACCTCAAACACTATCGTTACTTCAAACAAGAGCAACCCCTATAGGGATTGAATTGGTAATTGGTAAAGAGGAAACTTTCAACTTTTCTTCTGAATATTTCGGTGCTATTTTGCAGTATCCGGGTAAAGATGGTCAAATTACCGACATTAAAACATTTATTGAAAAAGCAAACAAAGCCAACATTAAAGTTGCCGTAGCTGCTGATATTTTAAGTTTAGTAAAACTGGAAGCTCCGGGTAAATTTGGAGCTGATGTTGTAGTAGGTACCACCCAACGCTTTGGAATACCTATGGGTTATGGTGGTCCGCACGCAGCCTTTTTTGCAACTAAGGAGGCTTATAAACGAGACTTACCAGGTCGTATTATTGGCGTTACCAAGGATTTAGATGGCAATCGTGCATTGCGTATGGCATTACAAACACGTGAACAACATATAAAACGCGATAAAGCAACATCTAACATCTGTACTGCACAGGTGTTATTAGCTGTTATGGCTGGTATGTATGCTGTTTATCATGGCCCTAAAGGCTTACAATTTATAGCAAATAAAGTCCATAACAAAACTGCAGCGTTAGCAAAAGCTTTAAAAGAATTAGGTTTTAATCAAATAAATACAGCGTTTTTTGATACGCTTCATATCAAAACGAATTCTAAAAAAATTAAAACAATTGCAAAGGAAAAAAAAGTCAACCTTCGCTATCCAGATAAAGAAACCGTTACGATTTCTATTAACGAAACCACAGCCATTCGAGATATTAATTATCTAATCACCGTATTTGCTGAAGCAGCTGAAAAAGAAACTATAATTATTAACAGCGTATCAGAAGCTAATAATATTCCTGAAGACTTACAGCGAACAACAGATTTTTTAACGTTAGAGGTCTTCAATTCACATCATTCAGAAACCGATATGATGCGTTATATAAAATCACTTGAACGCAAGGATTTATCATTAAATCATTCCATGATTTCCTTAGGCTCTTGCACCATGAAATTAAATGCGGCTTCAGAAATGCTCCCTTTAAGTTGGTTTAAATGGGGAAATATTCACCCATTTGCGCCTAACAAACAAGCCCAAGGCTATTTAACGGTTATAAAAGAATTAGAAGACCAACTCTCTGAAATTACAGGATTTGCAGCTACCTCATTACAGCCAAATTCTGGCGCACAAGGTGAATATGCGGGCTTGATGGTTATAAAAGCTTATCATGAATCTCGTAAAGAAGGCCACAGAAATATCTGTTTAATACCTGCTTCAGCACATGGAACAAACCCTGCTAGTGCCGTTATGGCTGGTATGAAAGTAGTTGTAACAAAATCTACAGATGAAGGAAATATTGATGTTGAAGATTTACGTGAAAAAGCGGAATTACATAAAGATAACTTATCGTGTTTAATGGTTACTTACCCTTCAACGCATGGGGTATACGAATCAGCCATTAAAAAAATCACTAAAATTATTCATGATAATGGCGGACAAGTTTATATGGATGGAGCCAATATGAATGCCCAAGTAGGTTTAACAAACCCAGGAAATATTGGTGCAGATGTTTGCCACTTAAACCTACATAAAACTTTTGCCATTCCTCATGGAGGTGGTGGTCCTGGCGTAGGTCCTATTTGTGTTGCAGAACAATTAGTTCCTTTTTTACCAGGAAACCCTGTTAAGAAAATAGGAGGCAAAAAAGCCATTACTGCCATTTCTTCTGCTCCGTTTGGTTCTGCTTTAGTATGCTTAATTTCTTATGGGTATATTAAAATGTTGGGAGCTGAAGGTTTAACCGAGTCTACAAAAACAGCTATTTTAAATGCCAATTATATCAAAGCGAGGTTGGAAGGCTACTATGACACTCTATATTCTGGAGAATGTGGTCGTGCAGCCCATGAAATGATTGTGGATTGCCGTCCATTTAAAGCCAATGGTATTGAAGTGACCGATATTGCAAAACGATTAATGGATTATGGTTTTCATGCACCAACCGTTTCTTTTCCTGTAGCAGGCACGCTAATGATTGAGCCTACAGAAAGCGAAAATAAAACTGAAATTGACCGTTTTTGTGATGCACTTATTTCTATCCGAAAAGAAATTGACAATATCTCTATTGAAAACAGTAATAACGTCCTTAAAAATGCGCCTCATACGTTAAGTATGTTAACCGCTGATGAATGGTATTTCCCTTATTCTAGAGAAACGGCCGCTTACCCTTTAGAGCACATAAAAAACAATAAATTTTGGCCAACAGTAAGACGTGTTAATGATGCCTATGGCGACAGGAATTTGATTTGTACTTGTGCTCCAATTGAAGAATATATGGAAGCATAA
- a CDS encoding ion transporter — protein sequence MKAYIKSIVETNDNKLSRYFAFFIQALILISVITFSIETIPNLKPQTKSILRSVEWFSVIVFSLEYVLRIYVADSKPNFIFSFFGIIDFLAILPFYLSFGVDLRSLRALRFLRLFRILKLVRYNRAMNHFTTAIKSAKEEIFLFIFITLILIYFSAVGIYYFENQAQPEHFSSIFDSLWWAIITLTTVGYGDVYPITVGGKVFTFFILMIGLGIVAIPTGIISSALTKSVDKKEEN from the coding sequence ATGAAAGCATATATTAAAAGTATTGTAGAAACCAATGATAATAAATTAAGTCGATATTTTGCCTTTTTCATTCAGGCCTTGATTTTAATATCTGTTATTACATTTTCAATTGAAACCATTCCAAACTTAAAACCTCAAACTAAAAGCATATTACGGTCAGTAGAATGGTTTAGTGTTATAGTCTTTTCTTTGGAGTATGTTTTAAGAATTTATGTGGCAGATAGTAAGCCCAACTTTATATTTAGTTTTTTTGGTATTATCGATTTTTTAGCCATTTTACCATTTTATCTGTCTTTTGGAGTGGATTTACGTTCATTAAGGGCTTTACGCTTTTTGCGCTTATTCAGAATTTTGAAATTAGTTCGCTATAATCGTGCGATGAACCATTTTACCACGGCTATAAAATCCGCTAAGGAAGAAATTTTCCTATTTATTTTTATAACACTTATCCTTATTTACTTTTCAGCAGTTGGAATTTATTATTTTGAAAACCAAGCGCAACCAGAGCATTTTTCATCCATTTTTGATAGTTTATGGTGGGCTATTATTACGTTAACAACAGTTGGTTATGGTGATGTTTACCCCATTACTGTTGGAGGAAAAGTGTTTACTTTTTTTATTCTTATGATTGGTTTAGGTATTGTAGCTATTCCAACAGGTATTATTTCCTCGGCTTTAACAAAGTCTGTTGATAAAAAAGAAGAAAACTAA
- a CDS encoding sigma-70 family RNA polymerase sigma factor has protein sequence MPEHKINPNQWIDLYSDYLFNYTISRVSDKVIAQDLVQDTFFAGLKSMKNFKGEASERTWLISILKRKIIDHYRKINSTKGKAEVRINYNSDTDSEGDWLEERVADPFDKTAEDTIQNSELGDAILECLSKLPKKQAEVFKMKTILEYETDVICNELNITASNLWVIIHRARTSMASCLEKNWF, from the coding sequence ATGCCAGAACACAAAATTAATCCTAACCAGTGGATCGATTTATATTCAGATTACTTATTCAATTACACCATTTCACGTGTAAGTGATAAAGTAATAGCGCAAGATTTGGTTCAAGATACGTTTTTCGCAGGCCTAAAATCAATGAAAAATTTTAAAGGAGAAGCTAGCGAGCGTACATGGCTTATTTCAATATTGAAAAGAAAAATTATTGACCATTATAGAAAAATAAATTCTACAAAAGGAAAAGCAGAGGTTCGCATTAATTATAATAGCGATACAGATTCTGAAGGAGATTGGCTTGAAGAACGCGTAGCAGACCCATTTGATAAAACGGCAGAAGACACCATTCAAAATAGCGAACTGGGCGATGCTATACTTGAATGTTTAAGTAAACTACCAAAAAAACAAGCTGAAGTTTTTAAAATGAAAACTATTTTAGAATATGAAACAGATGTTATTTGTAATGAACTGAATATTACTGCGTCTAACCTTTGGGTGATAATACATCGAGCAAGAACCTCTATGGCATCTTGCCTTGAAAAGAATTGGTTTTAA
- a CDS encoding 5-(carboxyamino)imidazole ribonucleotide synthase, translating to MNYFSSDFKLGILGGGQLGKMLLNDTRKFDIYTCVLDASNEAPCKIASNEFHLGDLMDYDAVYNFGKQVDVLTIEIENVNVDALETLEKEGIKVYPSSKTLRTIQNKAKQKLFYVDHDLPTADFLRFAYLSEIEDTINNGGLKFPFVWKAAQFGYDGNGVKVVRQLSDLDHLPKGECIAETLVPFKNELAVIVVRNASGEIKTFPVVEMEFHPEANQVEYVICPARIDDKVAQKAIDIALKTSKAFNHVGLLAVEMFQTADDKILINEVAPRPHNSGHQSIEASYTSQFEQHIRAILDLPLGRTDSKVGGVMVNLVGAEGHTGNVIYENIEHIMNMDGVTPHIYGKKQTRPFRKMGHVTIVNEDLNEARRIAEAVKKSIKVISE from the coding sequence ATGAATTATTTTTCTTCAGATTTTAAACTCGGTATTCTTGGTGGTGGTCAATTGGGCAAAATGCTGCTTAATGATACCAGAAAATTTGACATTTACACTTGTGTTTTAGATGCTAGCAATGAAGCTCCTTGCAAAATAGCGAGTAATGAATTTCACCTTGGTGATTTAATGGATTACGATGCTGTTTACAATTTTGGCAAACAAGTTGACGTACTTACTATTGAAATTGAAAATGTAAATGTAGATGCTTTAGAAACACTTGAAAAAGAAGGCATTAAAGTTTACCCATCATCCAAGACACTTCGTACGATTCAAAATAAAGCAAAGCAAAAATTATTTTATGTAGATCATGATTTACCTACAGCCGATTTTTTGCGTTTTGCATACCTTTCTGAAATTGAAGACACGATTAACAATGGTGGTCTAAAATTTCCTTTTGTTTGGAAAGCCGCTCAATTTGGCTACGATGGTAATGGTGTAAAAGTAGTGAGACAACTTTCAGATTTAGACCATTTACCAAAAGGCGAATGCATTGCTGAAACATTAGTGCCCTTTAAAAATGAATTAGCTGTTATTGTCGTCAGAAATGCTTCGGGAGAGATTAAAACATTTCCAGTGGTTGAAATGGAATTTCATCCAGAAGCCAATCAGGTAGAATATGTTATTTGTCCAGCACGAATAGACGATAAAGTTGCACAAAAAGCTATTGATATAGCCTTAAAAACATCAAAAGCTTTTAACCATGTAGGCTTATTAGCCGTTGAGATGTTTCAAACTGCAGACGATAAAATTTTAATAAACGAAGTAGCTCCACGACCACACAATTCCGGACATCAAAGTATTGAAGCAAGCTATACCTCACAATTTGAACAACACATAAGAGCCATTTTAGATTTGCCTTTAGGACGTACCGATAGCAAGGTTGGTGGTGTGATGGTAAATTTGGTAGGAGCTGAAGGCCACACGGGCAATGTCATTTATGAAAACATTGAACATATCATGAACATGGATGGTGTAACGCCACATATTTACGGAAAAAAACAAACACGTCCATTTAGAAAAATGGGACATGTTACCATTGTCAATGAAGACTTAAATGAAGCAAGAAGAATTGCTGAAGCTGTTAAAAAATCGATTAAAGTAATAAGTGAATAA
- a CDS encoding M3 family metallopeptidase produces the protein MSQNILTSPFDTNFNTAPFSKIANEDYLPAFKACIKQAKAEIDAIVNNPDAPNFENTIEALDFSGEQLDRISSIFFNLNSAETNDSIQKIAQEISPLLSEFSNDITLNEGLFKRVKAVYDSRNELNLSTEQTTLLDKKYKSFSRNGANLPEDKKQKLRDIDKKLSQLKLKFGENVLAETNKFEMLITDKNDLSGLPEGAIEAAKQLAESKDKNGWLFTLDYPSYIPFVTYADNRELRKKITLAAGKKGFNNDDLDNQNIVLDIVKLRHARAHLLGYKTHAHFVLEERMAKTPETVLNFSNELLEKAKPAAQAEFENLEKFAKALDNIDRLEKWDGAYYSEKLKQKLFSLDDEKLKPYFKLENVINGAFTIAKKLFDLEFEEIDSIDKYHEDVLTYKVTNTKGDFIAIFYADFFPRPGKRNGAWMTVYKPQFIKAGENSRPHISNVCNFTKPTKTKPSLLTFNEVTTLFHEFGHGLHGMLANTTYPSLSGTNVFWDFVELPSQVMENWCYEKEALKLFATHFETGELIPMDLIEKIKESATFHQGMQTLRQLSFGLLDMSWHANEKPETITNVKAYETKAFKNTTLYPEVAENCMSTAFSHIFQGGYSSGYYSYKWAEVLDADAFEYFQEKGIFNKEVALKFKDHVLSQGGTENPMTLYKRFRGQEPQPEALLKRAGLLKH, from the coding sequence ATGTCACAAAATATTCTTACATCTCCTTTTGACACCAATTTCAATACTGCCCCTTTTTCTAAAATAGCTAATGAAGACTACCTACCTGCGTTTAAAGCGTGTATTAAACAAGCCAAAGCTGAAATTGACGCTATAGTAAATAACCCTGATGCTCCTAATTTTGAAAATACCATTGAAGCATTAGATTTTTCTGGTGAACAATTAGATAGAATTTCAAGTATTTTTTTTAATTTAAATTCTGCAGAAACCAACGATAGCATTCAAAAAATAGCACAAGAGATATCACCACTACTATCCGAATTTAGTAATGATATTACTTTAAACGAGGGTTTATTTAAACGTGTAAAAGCTGTTTATGACTCTAGAAACGAATTAAATTTATCTACAGAACAAACAACTCTTTTAGATAAAAAATATAAAAGTTTTTCAAGAAATGGGGCCAACTTACCTGAAGATAAAAAACAAAAACTTCGAGATATTGATAAAAAACTAAGTCAGTTAAAATTAAAATTTGGAGAAAATGTATTAGCAGAAACAAACAAATTTGAAATGCTAATTACAGATAAAAATGATTTATCAGGTTTACCTGAAGGCGCCATAGAAGCAGCTAAACAATTAGCGGAATCTAAAGACAAAAATGGCTGGTTATTTACATTGGATTATCCAAGTTATATTCCTTTTGTAACCTATGCAGATAATCGTGAATTGCGAAAAAAAATAACATTAGCAGCAGGCAAAAAAGGTTTTAATAATGATGATTTAGACAATCAAAATATTGTTTTAGATATTGTAAAATTACGACATGCTCGTGCCCACTTGTTAGGTTATAAAACCCACGCACATTTTGTTTTAGAAGAACGCATGGCTAAGACTCCTGAAACGGTTTTAAACTTTTCAAATGAATTGTTAGAAAAAGCAAAACCTGCTGCACAAGCTGAATTTGAAAACCTTGAAAAATTTGCCAAAGCATTAGATAATATTGACAGATTAGAAAAATGGGATGGTGCCTATTATTCAGAAAAATTAAAGCAAAAACTATTTAGTCTTGATGATGAAAAACTGAAGCCTTATTTTAAATTAGAAAATGTAATTAATGGTGCATTTACCATCGCTAAAAAATTATTCGATTTAGAGTTTGAAGAAATTGATTCTATTGATAAATACCATGAAGATGTATTAACTTATAAGGTAACCAACACTAAAGGAGATTTTATTGCTATTTTTTATGCTGATTTTTTCCCTAGACCAGGAAAACGAAATGGCGCTTGGATGACGGTTTACAAACCTCAATTTATAAAAGCTGGCGAGAATAGCAGGCCACACATATCAAATGTTTGCAATTTTACTAAGCCTACTAAAACGAAACCGTCTTTACTTACTTTTAATGAAGTAACAACTCTATTTCACGAGTTTGGTCACGGTTTGCATGGCATGTTAGCCAACACCACTTACCCAAGTTTATCTGGTACCAATGTTTTTTGGGATTTTGTTGAATTACCAAGTCAGGTTATGGAAAATTGGTGCTACGAAAAAGAAGCCTTAAAACTATTTGCTACACATTTTGAAACAGGCGAATTGATTCCAATGGATTTGATTGAAAAAATTAAAGAGTCCGCAACATTCCACCAAGGCATGCAAACGCTTAGACAATTAAGTTTCGGGCTGTTGGATATGAGTTGGCATGCTAATGAAAAACCTGAAACTATTACAAATGTAAAAGCCTACGAAACCAAAGCCTTTAAAAACACAACGCTATATCCTGAAGTTGCAGAAAACTGTATGAGTACGGCCTTTTCTCATATTTTTCAAGGCGGCTATTCCTCAGGCTATTATAGCTACAAGTGGGCTGAAGTTTTAGATGCTGATGCTTTTGAGTATTTTCAAGAAAAAGGCATTTTTAATAAAGAAGTTGCTCTAAAATTTAAAGACCATGTACTATCGCAAGGAGGTACAGAAAACCCAATGACACTCTACAAACGTTTTAGGGGTCAAGAACCTCAACCTGAAGCCTTGTTAAAACGTGCTGGGTTGTTAAAGCATTAA